The genomic DNA aaaagcatggttgatttgtaaatgtatatttaaaaCTACCGGGTCAGAGTAATTGATCAATAGATATACATGTATGAATAGATGGCAGCGAGGTTGAGGAAGTGAGTGTTCTCCTTTTATATCCGTCATGGATAATGCAGTAACAAATCACATGATAAGCAAGGTATAAAACAAATCAACATTCATATATGCATGGTAGtctaaaatgttttgcaatgtAATACAGCAAATACTAATCTGCAAAATAGGATTTTGGGAGCACCAAAAACAGCATGCAGAGCCTTTTCTCTTTTCACTGTCTTTGACACACTACTGATTTCTTCCGACTTTTCTCACATTCAATCAAATGAACAACAAACGCAAGCAGAAATCACTAAgtgataataataaatatattagCATACAGTTTTCTAATATATAATACTTTATGATATATTCCCCCCCCCACAACTACCCCCTCATCATTGCCAAAACAGCTATGGGGTAAATAACACAAGCTATGACAGTAAATTCTCTATAATACTATAACTATAATACTTGATTATCTTACTAAACAATGGGATAATCTCAACTGCCTACTCCTTGAGTCcactctcctcgcctccttctcaaaacccttTGGATGAGAATTCCAGAGGTCCCTCCTCTCTGACcgcctccaatgggttttgagaaggaggcgaggagagaggatgcgaggagtatgcaattgattCTCCCCGTTCAGCAGTGCTGATTACTAGTCCTGATATCCAAGTGATATACTAAGGCAATATTTAATGTACCatataaaaatataattaaatatTTATATGTgcagtatagtagatacagttgaagttggcaGTTTACATtcgccttagccaaatacatttaaactcagttttttcacaatttctgacatttaatcagagtaaaaatttcCAGTGtaaggtcaggtaggatcaccactttatttgaagaatgtgaaatatcagaataatagtagagagaatgatttatttcagcttttacttctttcatcacattcaaagtgggtcagaagtttacatacactcaattagtatttagtagcattacctttaaactgtttaacttgggtcaaacgtttcgagtacccttccacaagcttcccacaataagttgggtgaattttgtcccattcctcctgacagagctggtgtaactgagtcaggtttgaaggcctccttgatcgcacacgctttttcagctctgccacacatgttctataggattgaggtcaggactttgtgatggccactccaataccttgactttgttgtccttaagccattttgccacaactttgtaagaatgcttggggtcattgtccatttggaagacccatttgcgaccaagctttaacttcctgactgatgtcttgagatgttgcttcaatatatccacgtaattttcctccctcatgaagccatctattttgtgaagtgcaccagtccctcctgcagaaaagcacccccacaacatgatgctgccaccctcgtgcttcacggttgggatggtgttcttcggcttgcaagcatccccctttgtcctccaaacataacgatggtcattatggccaaacagttctatttttgtttaatcagaccagagaacatttctccaaaaagtaagatctttgttcccatgtgcagttgcaaaccgtagtctggcttttttatggcggttttggagcagtgacttcttcactgctgagtggcctttcaggttatgtcgatataggacttgttgtctgtagatatagatacttttgtacctgtctcctccagcatcttcactaggtcttttgctgttgttctgggattgatttgcactattcATTCCAAAgtacgttcctctctaggagacagaaggcgtctccttcctgagcggtatgacggctgcgtggtcccatggtgtttatacctgcgtactattgtttgtacagatggtggtaccttcaagcatttggaaattgctcctaaggatgaaccagacttgtggaggtctacaattgttttctgaggtcttggctgatttcttttgacatcccatgatgtcaagcaaaaaggcactgagtttgaaggtaggccttgatatacatccacagatacacctccaattgtctcaaattatgtcaatatgcctttcagaagcttctaaagccatgacatcattttctggaattttccaagctgtttaaaggcacagtcaacttagtttatgtaaacttctgacccactggaattgtgatacagtgaattataagtgaaataatctgtctgtaaacaattgttggaaaaatgacttgtgtcatgcacaaagtagatgtcctaactgacttgccaaaactatagtttgttaacaagaaatttgtggagaggttgaaaaacaagtttgaatgactccaacctaagtgtatgtaaacttccgaattcaactgtatatgacAAACCAATATGCGGGTGTAAAAGAGATATATTGTGCTCATGTAAaaataaacattctaaatgtttgACCAGACGATTAGTATGAGagcaaatataatatattttcatAGTAGTTACACTACACATAATACATAGTAGTATTAATAATACTGCATATACACAGAATTCTGCACATACACAGAATACTGCATATACACAGAATACTGCCAACTTATTAAGCCTTGAAGATATGGAATGTTATAATCATGTGCCATTTTAGgaaatataacattataataatgTGTTTGTAAACGGCCTTGGTTCAGTATTAAACTCTGCAGTTTAAGATAAGCTCTCTTATTTTGTTCGGTATTAGGCTAAATCCCAATCTTGAtttagagaaatgcttatttcCAAGCTCAAATTCAAAAGCTGCATTATAAGTAGCGACATTTGATTGTCCCATGACATGACATGCTTTTCTTAGCTAACTTTTGAAAAGTACCCAGCAACTAACATGCATGTTGGCCCATTACTCTTCATTACTGCTTATTCTCCTTATATTATATTATCAACAAACCCAAAATgcataaatacaaatacatctaTTGTGCTACAAGCAGAATGCAtgtcaaaaaataaaataaatacagttaaCTTGACAGTGTTTTGCAGCGTGCCTCAGCACACGAACGTGTGAGCAGTATAAAAGAACACAGTGCTAGTAGCACTCAGTAGGAGACTAGGCTAACTGACGGAGGAAACCACCATGTCCAGCTCTTTAACATTCTCCTGGCCGCTGGTGAGACCACAGCTTCCTGACAGCTCAGGAAAGTGGCTGGCTCTGGTACCAGGGATGGATGGCGCTGGAGACTGGGCCAGGCCAGGCTTCTTAGAGGGGATGGGGGGCGGGTTGCCCCTGTCTGCTCGGGGGATGGTTGGGGAGCAGACCCCCAGAGGCAGAGCAGCACCAGAGGCCCTGGGGATGACCGGGGAGGAGGGGGTCAGGGCCAGGTTACGGTAGTCAGTGCCGAAGGGAGAGCTGTTGGGTGGCGGAGGTTTGGCCCCCTGCTGGACTGTGAAGCGGGACAGGACGTGGGTGACGGTGCTGCGGGCCAGATGCTTGGCCGGGCTGGGGACAGGGACGGGGATGCACTCAGGGGACGGGGACAGGTCTCTAGGGGAGTGGGGTAGGCTgccacctcctcttccatcctgCTGTGGCTCTGGATCAGTGTGGCCCTGGAACTTGTGGCGAGCAGCGTGGAAGCGCTGGTTGATGCCTGCCTGGTAGGAGGACTGGTAGCTGGGACTGGTGGCCAGGGCCAGCCGTTTGGCTAGCTGAGGAGAGGAGcacggggaggaggtgagggaggaggacCCAGTGCTGCAGGGGGACAGGCTCTGGTTCAGGAAGGCAGGGGACAGCAGGACAGGGCTGCTGTTCTCACTCCGGTTGTCCAGGCCCAGTCTGTGTGGAAGGGCGTCCTCCCTGAGGCAGTCGTGACCGTTGACTTTAGGCTCTTCACCCCCCTCTTCCTGGCTGGAGTGTGGTGTTGGTCGTAGTAGTGGTGACCCTCCACTGATATCCACAGGAgagtctctcctctcatcctcctcctcagctcccctctctccctgaagCTCTCTCCTCAGCGCCTCCACCTGCTCCTGCAGCAGGCAGCACTGGGCCTCCTCCCTCTTGAGCCGAGAGCGGAGCTGCTCCTTCTCCGTGTCAAACTCAGCCAGCCGCTCCTCCACCCTGGCCTCCATCTGCAGGGccctcctcctttccttctgTAGCTCAGTCCTCAGGGCCAAGATCTCCCCCTGCTCCTTCTCCAGCCTACGGCTTGCCTCAGCCAGGCGGTGGTCCACCTCCAGGGCCCGCTGGCTGGCCCACTTGCACTCCTTGGCCAGGGCAGAGGAGAGCTGCTTGTGCTGCACCCGCTCCTCCTCCAGCTGCTCCAGGACCCTCTTCTGTTCCTTCTCCAGACGACGCACCTGGCCCCGCTCAAACTCCAGCTACAGGCAGAATAGAGTACAATAGGTTCAATTGTAAAAACAAAATCCTATAGCAGTTACCACTCAGATATTGATGTTAACTCTACCTGTTGCAAGAGGCGTTCCCTCTCCTTTTCCAGGATGCAAGTGACATCATCGCCCTCGGCGGTGTCCTCTGcatgccttctcctctcctcctccagatcTGCAATGACCTGACACAACCACAGGGGGGAGATAGAGACACAGAAATGATAAGATCCCAGGTCAGGATAATCTGCTAACTAAATACAACTTCCCGGGTGGAAAAGAACCCCTTCGGGAGCAAGCTAGTTTAGTTAATCTTTAATCTAATCAAAAGTGGAGGGGTTGGCATCCAAGGCCCAGCTACAACCCCCAGCCCTACCCTCTTGTGACTGCACTCGGCTGCAGCTAGCTGGGCGAGCATCTTCTCCTGCATCCTCCTGCAGTGGGTGACCACCTGCTTGAGCACAGCCAGGGGGCTAGAGCAGGCTGAAGCCTGGTGGACCCCAGGGCTCTGCCCCCCCAACGCCTCACTGTCCCTCTGCAGAGCCAGGAACGGGTCGCTCAGGTTGTACTTCCCATAGCGCTTCTCCACATATGTGTCTCTGCACTGGgcctgagggaggagaggaggcgaggGTTGAGAAACACTGGGGTAGAGAACTGTATGTGTGTCAAAACGGGCTATATTGTGCAGAatggttattgttattgttcaatctGCTTTTACTAACAATCACTTAGGTTTCTAGCTGAATAAACAGACTCTGTCCCTGAGATATTTGACCGTTTTGTAAGTATATAAGAAAGTCAAATATCATTGTCAGACAGTCACTGGTACTATGCAGCTACATGTACTATAAACAATCCATGTACTATTCACAAGTGTAACCTGGTTTCCCAGCAACGTAAAAAAGAAAAAGCCATAATCTGTTTCTTTTTCAGTTTCTGCATGCTGCCCTTTCCCTTCCTTCAGGCCTGCTGCAATAATCTTCCTTCCACTGCCTGCTAAACAGGAAGTCAGACACAGCGACAAACATAACATGCCAAGAGAAACATCAACCATATGTTCTATGGGAGTGGGGATTCCCATCCCTACCAGGAAGAttgagataggagagagaaagagagggtgagaaggaaagaggtagagcaggcagaggaggaagaagtagagagagagagggggggggggggggaagagagcgagggagcagGCAAAAGAGGaaagagcggtagagagagaaagaggaagaagaaaCAGATGTTTGTCTGTCTTCAGTCAGAGCGTTTGTAGGGTGTCTGGGCTGGTGTCTGGGCCAGGTCTAACTAGACCTTTACTCTGCCAGTGCAGGGGGAACAATGGTGACTTCAGCAACTTGCCTCTGAGCTGCCTAGTGGGGACTATTCAgtagcctgatggtctgggggtagagaCTATTGGCCAGACTATCTATCAGTTTTTGCCATGCTGCTCCTATACTGCCCGCGTCTGAGTGACGGAAGCGGGGAAAACAGACCATGGCTCAGGTGGCCCCTGATGaccttcttggccttcctgcaaCACctggtgtcctggaaggcaggcatTGTGCGCCCAACGGTGCGTTCGGCTGAGCAGTCGGCTAAGCAAGTAGAGTCTGGTGTGTGTCTGCTGGGCAGGAACTAAACAAATGCCAATGTCATATATAATATCTATCCATCGGTAAAGATATCGGGATACAGAGGCTGTGAAGTCTCGATCATGCTGTTATTTGATCCGGTCCGTTGGGATATGAGAGAGCAGATCAAAAAGGATGGAAAATAAGGAGAGGCAGGAAAGCACAGGAGTCCTGCAAGACCTGAAACATTTCTCTGAAACACACAGTGGGCACAGTCTGGTGCATGACAGCTAGTCATTAGCCATTACCCAATACCCCGGTCCTGTATCTGACCTGTAtgacccaggagagagagggaacattcCTTAGCCTcacacatcataacacaaccGTCTAGCGCAATGGTCCCCACACCAAGCaccaagcctggtcccagatctgtttgtgctacaGCCAACTCCTCTGACAATCGTTGTCATCCATCCAGGCCTCGAACGTTTCCAGCTCACACACGCGCACATGCGCgctcacacacgcgcacacgcacacacacacacacacacacacacagcagcacaaaGGGAGGCTGTTTTGTGTTCCAGTGGTGTTTTCGAGAAGGGGggagtgtgaggaggaggaggactgacATTAAACACATTCCTGATGTAGTTAATGTTTAACAACCAGGTCAACCAAAGCTTATTCACTCATTCCTGCGCTAATGTGGTGCTGATAACAGGCACGAAACGGTCCCAATTCTAAAATGGTGTACTTCCTATTTTCCCACACTAGTGTGTGCCAAATATGGGCATCTCTGGGCTCCAACTTTCTGCAGCATGCCACAGTAAGATGAGCCATGGATGGATACTGGTTAACAGTGAGAATAGCTTCAGGCATTATCATCAAACATTGTATAAACAGAACACAGGAATATCTGTCATATTAACCCAACTTGATTTCccagcaaaccatgctattataagaaattagtaaaaaaaaaaaaaaaaagggaaaataaCAAACTTAACCCTTTAGACTCATTGGAAAAAGGAAATCACCCAGTGACTGACAGTGACACACATACAGCACCACGTCAATGGCAGCTTGTGGCTGCTCTGTTCAGCCACATACTCAATAGTTCTCATGACATACTGGGGTGATTCAGAATTAGTAAGAGACTCTGAGCGCCTTGAGCAATAAGAATTGTTCACATCATCTGCCACTCCAAATATTGGCATGTTCATATGCTAGCTGACACACGGTTCTTTGTTTTGTAGCGAGAAATGAAAACATACACCTATTGAAAACCAAAAGAAGAAAAGTTGTTATAGTCCTCTAAGCCTTTCTCAATTTGAGTAACTATGGCATCCTTTGTGGTAATGGTGTGCACTCTTCTTTCATGTGAGTGCAAGGAGAGATTCCATATTCCAGTGTATACTGTTTTGAGGTCATCTCTGAATCATTGCTGGCCACAAAAGACTACTGCTTAGGCAACCAAGGAGCGAGTTAACAGATCAGGGGGATTTAGtgtcagtgaagacacacagTCAGCCACACATCCTGACCGCTCCAGTTAAGGCCTTTGTTTATTTGTTCACTCCCAAGTCTCCCTGCTCACATAGTAATCTTCCACCCACTCAGCACGGTGCATTAAACTGCCTTGCCTTAGATGGCCAGCGCCCAGGAGATGTGTAGATTGTGGTCTAGACACAACACATGAATGATCTAGGGGGCCTTGATTTCTGTGGTTTGTTCACCTGGATACAGTTTGTTGTGCCACTCAGGTCACTTTTGTGTTTTACTTGGTACTAATCAGCAGTCACGGTGATCAATTTAAACTCAACATGACTTGTCGAACATGCAACTAAATCATAACACGTTAGCATGAGCCTGCAGCGTTTTGGGCAGATTTGAATTATGCTGCTGTtgttctgttttttgttgttgtctgtaaACCACATTGTGTATATGAATGTGATCTTCCCGAGTCTACCTTAAAAAGGATGAATGGAATATGTGGGTTATCAGGCAGAGACAATCATCAGACTGCAGACAGATAGGAGGGTAATCTTCCCACAGCCAGACAGTCTGACATCCCAGGTGCATGGACAGTATGAATTGGCATAAGTGGCTAGCACCGTGGCTGTACACTGTGGCTACTAAAGTAGAGCTTTTCCCTGGTTGGCTAAAGGACATCCTATCAATTAAAGTCAGGTTAAATCATGAGAGGTCAGGTAATGGGTAGTCTGTCTCGTCTCCAGCCGTCccgtgtgtacagtacagtaccactagAATCATGATAAGGGTAATGGCTAACTCTGCTCTCAAACCCCTGTCCCAGTTTGTGGACCACTAACCTGGCTATCTTACACCCGCGACTCCTGTGAAGCATGAGCCAAAGGCGGTGGAGTGGAGAGTTAGGAGTCCGACAGGATGTTGACGGTTCACCTCAGTGGGAGGATTTTATTTACTATATTTACAGGTGCAGTATGACTTGGCCAGTAGAAAGAAAATACAAGCTTGAAGATGACATAAACACTTGGATGAATCAAAGATATTTTCAGCAATAAAAAACTGTTTGGGCATTCAACTACACCACatggtcaaaagtatgtggacaccagtaTGTggacattccaaaatcatgggcattaatatggagttggtaccccCACTTTGCTGTaataacagcatccactcttctgggaaggctttccactagatattggaacattgctgcagggcaCTAATGtatgggtgattaggcctggctcgcagtctgcgtttcaattcatcccaaaggtctttgatggggttgaggtaaaaggactttgtgcaggccagtcaagttcttccacaccaatctcaacaaaccacttctgtatggacctcgctttgtgcatgagggcattgtcatgctgaaacaggaaagggccttccccaaactgttgccacaaagttggaagcacagaattgtctagaatgtcgttgtatgctgtagcgctaagatttcccttcattggtactaagaggcctagcccgaaccatgaaaaacagcccagaccattattcctcctccaacaaacttttCAGAtgacactatgcattcaggcaggtagcgttctcctggcatccgccaaacccaaccgatgtttggcattgcgcatgatcttaggcttgtgtgcggctgctcggccatggaaacccatttcatgaagctcctgacgaacagttctcatgctgactttgcttccagaggccgtttggaactcagtagtgagtgttgcaaccgaggagagACGAGTTTTATgcgttacgcgcttcagcacttggcggtcccattctgtgagcttgtgcggtCTACCACTTCCCGGCTGAGTTGTTgatgctcctagatgtttccacttcacaataacagcacttgcagttgaccggggcagctcttgcagcatcctatgatggtgccacgttgagcTCTTcggtacgggccattctactgcaaatgtttgtctatggagattgcatggcagtcagcaacaggtgtggctgaaataccacatacttttgtataatgCCTATCACTGAACACAGGTATAGCTCCACTCTAGACACCTGTTACCTGCCCAACCTGCTATCTCACCGGCAAAGGCCAATCTGAGCATGTAGGCCTACTCTTTCCAGGAACCGTCCTTCGCTAGGAATGTTACAACATGATAgctcaaaatacatttctacaaTACATGCATTATTTACCACCATAGACATATCATCATTATCTCATTAACAACCGTTTCACACGAAGACACACCCCTTAGCTTGTGTCATGGTGTCCTAGGTGGGTACAATGCAGAGCCCGAAAAAATATTTATCAAACATTTTAAGGGGGGTACTTGTTTCTGAAAATACTGTCACTGAATGCATATCTATAATCCGTAACTTCTTGTCAATCCGTCTGGATTTTATAACGCATAGCCTACCACTGTCTACCACTGGCGAATTATACGGTGCCGATTCGGAGAAAAGTTTAGTTCAGACAGTTTCTATACAGATATCCACATATATACAATCTGGATGGACGGACAAGGAGTTACGGATTATAGATATGCATTCAGTAACAGGATTTTCGGGAAACAACTAACTCCCTAAACATTTTTGCCAAATATTTTTCGGCCTCCGGATTGTAGCACTGTAGGACACCATGCGTGGATGGGCATCCTATATACAGTAGGGCTGGTCAACAGGGAAATAGTATGTGCTTCAAACAAACACAAGGTAGGTTACATTTGATAATAACCCCTCAATCCTCAATCATTATTCAAATAATATATTTCACATTGCTAAATTATGTACTTCAATGGGCAGCTTTATAATGGCGTGCACAACAAACAACTTGactgggttggggtcaattctaaCATTAGAAATGAATTTGAATTGGCCACATACCACAGGAAGTAGAATTTGAATTAGAATTAAAGGAAGTATATTTTAATTCAATCAAATTCTAATGGCTTATTTATCTCcatataaatgtttattttgacaTCATGTATACCAATACACCAATACCATGTAGCATAAGGTTGAAACATTTTAAAACCTATTctcctaataataataaaaaaaatgattACAGAGGTCTGGAAATATTATAAGATCATGTTGTGGGTTGTCTATGGTTGTCTATGGTTGTCTATGGTTGTCTATGATAATTCATAATTTCCTTGTTTTTAAAAATCAGAATacatttcccagaatgcattACATCAAACCCTGCAGTATTGAAGGGAACAATCTAACATTTCATGATAAAGGAAATCAGAGTTTTAATCAAACAAATATTTGAAATGGTATGTGTATTCTTTGCATTAATAAGTGGTATATCATTGATAAAGTCTTTGTCAAATGAATAAGACTTTCATGTTTCATGTCTTAGTTGAACGAGTTTGAATTACTTTAAATTCAATTCCACTTCCTTCAATTAAAATGCTGCTTCCTGTGGGGTGTTGCCAGTTCAAATTCAACTCAAATTCATTGTTTAAATTGAATTCAATCCTGACATTccaaattgaccccaaccctggtaacAACTCCTCAGACATAATTATAAATTATAGTTTTATCTTTATGTTTCAGACCTCATATTATGGGTAATGGTGGCATCATTGATGGGCTTTTGGGTCCTGGCTGTAAATTACACAAGGGGAAAGACGATGGATAGCTCTTACCCTGAGTGCCTCGATGACCAGGTCACGAGCCTCCAGCTCTCCCTCCAGGACACTGAAGAGCATCAGCAGCTCTGGCTTGCTCAGGCTCTCCATGTTCATCTGGGGCTCCTGTGGGCAGTGGACAGGAGCTTGATCATTACAAGAGGCACAATTCATTCTCTATTCTAATGTTCACTGAAATACAATGTGCAGGAAGTTGTGTCCTTTACTCATTGTTATAATATACCAAAATAGAAGTTATGTGAATACGTTTTTTGCATTGTGTATTTATACATGATATTTGGATATGATTGGCCTATACTGTACTTAGTTTAAAGCATCCTTGAGTCCTGTGGTTCATTGTGGAACTATGATTTTTAAGATATATTTTAGAGTGCAAAATGTAGTACAAATCTGGCAAAGACTTGGATATCAGGCAATATTTTAATCCAATAGCTCCACTAATAAAACACTAGATGCATTTACCAGGCCCTACTGAGCCTGGACGATCATTAATAGAAGCTAAAAGCTTTTGtaaacagagaaaatccctggaTTTTCCACTCACTCTCGTGGCTCATTTGTCTTTGTGAGGAGCCTGTGAACATCGTACACGTGAAGACAaatgcctcacacacacacacacacaggccaacaTATGGGGAGCAGATTTTTCAAAAACTGTCCCAATCTGCATCCACATTGTCACAAAGTTGTCGACAATATATTAAGTAAGTGAAAATGAGCTGTTTGCCCTCATTCATTCCCCTTTGTTCATATCAAGACTCAACAAGTTGTGCTTTGcgatcctctctccctccaacattTGGTTGGGCCTCTTGAGAGTTTGTGGTTCTGTTAAAAGGCAGGGTAGAGAATGTTTAAGATCTGCTGTGGTGTCTTTGTAGGCGCCATGCACTCATTACTTAGTGCAGCTGCCCTGGGTCTGTTGACAACTCTGTGGTATCCACACCTCAAACATACAACCACATTCTGACCAGCCAACACATGCCGGCCAGGCTTTGGAATCAGTGTAGTTCATACAGCATCCCACTAAGTGATGGGATCCTTAAAAGAGTAGAAAACTCACGGTGTGCTCTATGGGATATTATTAGTAGGTTGGAAAGAGACTGTCATATGagacaaaataatacagtttgaCAAAATAATCAAGA from Oncorhynchus clarkii lewisi isolate Uvic-CL-2024 chromosome 7, UVic_Ocla_1.0, whole genome shotgun sequence includes the following:
- the LOC139414227 gene encoding CTTNBP2 N-terminal-like protein isoform X1, which encodes MLEFTKALKRHMKEPQMNMESLSKPELLMLFSVLEGELEARDLVIEALRVIADLEEERRRHAEDTAEGDDVTCILEKERERLLQQLEFERGQVRRLEKEQKRVLEQLEEERVQHKQLSSALAKECKWASQRALEVDHRLAEASRRLEKEQGEILALRTELQKERRRALQMEARVEERLAEFDTEKEQLRSRLKREEAQCCLLQEQVEALRRELQGERGAEEEDERRDSPVDISGGSPLLRPTPHSSQEEGGEEPKVNGHDCLREDALPHRLGLDNRSENSSPVLLSPAFLNQSLSPCSTGSSSLTSSPCSSPQLAKRLALATSPSYQSSYQAGINQRFHAARHKFQGHTDPEPQQDGRGGGSLPHSPRDLSPSPECIPVPVPSPAKHLARSTVTHVLSRFTVQQGAKPPPPNSSPFGTDYRNLALTPSSPVIPRASGAALPLGVCSPTIPRADRGNPPPIPSKKPGLAQSPAPSIPGTRASHFPELSGSCGLTSGQENVKELDMVVSSVS
- the LOC139414227 gene encoding CTTNBP2 N-terminal-like protein isoform X2, whose protein sequence is MLEFTKALKRHMKEPQMNMESLSKPELLMLFSVLEGELEARDLVIEALRAQCRDTYVEKRYGKYNLSDPFLALQRDSEALGGQSPGVHQASACSSPLAVLKQVVTHCRRMQEKMLAQLAAAECSHKRVIADLEEERRRHAEDTAEGDDVTCILEKERERLLQQLEFERGQVRRLEKEQKRVLEQLEEERVQHKQLSSALAKECKWASQRALEVDHRLAEASRRLEKEQGEILALRTELQKERRRALQMEARVEERLAEFDTEKEQLRSRLKREEAQCCLLQEQVEALRRELQGERGAEEEDERRDSPVDISGGSPLLRPTPHSSQEEGGEEPKVNGHDCLREDALPHRLGLDNRSENSSPVLLSPAFLNQSLSPCSTGSSSLTSSPCSSPQLAKRLALATSPSYQSSYQAGINQRFHAARHKFQGHTDPEPQQDGRGGGSLPHSPRDLSPSPECIPVPVPSPAKHLARSTVTHVLSRFTVQQGAKPPPPNSSPFGTDYRNLALTPSSPVIPRASGAALPLGVCSPTIPRADRGNPPPIPSKKPGLAQSPAPSIPGTRASHFPELSGSCGLTSGQENVKELDMVVSSVS